A window of the Deltaproteobacteria bacterium genome harbors these coding sequences:
- a CDS encoding sigma 54-interacting transcriptional regulator — MIQADPGARLSVSITDGMSVEVRLGLKEVKIGRGREADLQLPDPSVSRLHARVYRVGTRYFLADLGSRNGTHADGKPVAQIPLDDGQTFTVGSYRIHFQRFGAAPSSGEEPTVAAAAGPDLRAVRSASGATSARRPISPEKPAEAPFGLVGVSAPIRKLADTIRRVGASDVAILIEGETGSGKELVARGIHDASGRRDRPFIVVNCGAISPELIESELFGHEKGSFTGATAQRRGAFELAHSGTIFLDEIGELPFTLQPKLLRALEQKEIKRVGGNETLTADVRILAATNRNLKEEVARKSFREDLYFRVGAITVAVPPLKDRREDIAPIARHFLSGMGARENRKLPSLSPAALDALISHDWPGNVRELRNAIQRAVVMADGAELSGEDFSFLRQSPDGDPAAAASGNLSRWEQAERTNILAELARQSGNKTRTARELGIAKSTLFEKLKKYGIGSK; from the coding sequence ATGATCCAGGCCGATCCGGGGGCGAGGCTGTCCGTTTCGATCACCGACGGGATGTCGGTGGAAGTACGGCTGGGGCTGAAGGAAGTGAAGATCGGACGGGGCCGCGAGGCGGACCTGCAGCTTCCCGACCCGTCGGTGTCGCGGCTTCACGCGCGCGTGTACCGCGTGGGAACCCGGTACTTCCTGGCCGACCTCGGCAGCCGGAACGGGACGCACGCCGACGGCAAGCCGGTTGCGCAGATTCCGCTCGACGACGGACAGACGTTCACGGTCGGCTCGTACCGGATCCATTTCCAGAGGTTCGGCGCGGCTCCATCTTCCGGCGAGGAACCCACGGTAGCCGCGGCCGCCGGCCCCGATCTCCGGGCGGTGCGATCCGCTTCCGGGGCAACCTCCGCCCGGCGTCCGATCTCTCCGGAGAAGCCGGCGGAGGCGCCGTTCGGCCTGGTGGGCGTCAGCGCGCCGATCCGGAAGCTTGCCGACACGATCCGCAGGGTCGGCGCGTCCGACGTCGCCATCCTTATAGAGGGAGAGACCGGGAGCGGGAAGGAGCTGGTGGCCCGGGGGATCCACGACGCGTCGGGCCGCAGGGACCGTCCGTTCATCGTCGTCAACTGCGGGGCGATCTCTCCCGAGCTGATCGAAAGCGAGCTGTTCGGCCACGAAAAAGGCTCGTTCACGGGCGCGACCGCCCAGCGGAGGGGCGCGTTCGAGCTGGCGCATTCCGGAACGATATTCCTGGATGAAATCGGGGAGTTGCCGTTTACTCTTCAACCGAAGCTTCTACGCGCCCTGGAGCAGAAGGAGATCAAGCGAGTCGGCGGGAACGAGACGCTTACGGCCGACGTCCGGATCCTGGCGGCCACGAACCGGAACCTGAAGGAAGAGGTGGCAAGGAAGTCGTTCCGCGAAGACCTCTACTTCCGGGTCGGCGCCATCACCGTAGCGGTTCCTCCCTTGAAGGATCGCCGGGAGGACATCGCGCCGATCGCCCGGCACTTCCTTTCCGGAATGGGCGCGCGGGAGAACCGGAAGCTCCCGTCCCTCTCCCCCGCCGCGCTGGACGCCCTCATCTCCCACGACTGGCCGGGGAACGTGCGGGAGCTTCGAAATGCGATCCAGCGGGCGGTGGTGATGGCCGACGGCGCGGAGCTGTCCGGGGAGGATTTTTCGTTCCTTCGGCAATCCCCGGATGGAGATCCCGCCGCCGCGGCCTCCGGAAACCTTTCCCGCTGGGAGCAGGCGGAGCGGACCAACATCCTTGCGGAACTGGCTCGCCAGAGCGGGAACAAGACGCGGACCGCCCGGGAGCTGGGGATCGCGAAATCCACCCTGTTCGAGAAGCTGAAGAAGTACGGGATCGGGAGCAAGTAG